A window of Calonectris borealis chromosome 3, bCalBor7.hap1.2, whole genome shotgun sequence contains these coding sequences:
- the IPCEF1 gene encoding interactor protein for cytohesin exchange factors 1 isoform X1 produces the protein MEADGNALVPLRQKTKKKSQGFFIMSRRRISCKELGQADCQGWLYKKKEKGAFIGNKWKKFWCVLKESSLYWYSSQLAEKAEGFIRLPDFSVDRAIECKKKHAIKISHPQIKTFYFAAENVLEMNTWLSKLGMAVDPQAPNGKNEEECYSESEHDDPEITDTPPPPYTVQPPPPSQDQQKSSFTSTLSSEASCSLSSPESTFNSQESSSSLTSKVVYSERQSWLDLVNSSATEEGDQPLTFCVQIHSDELPEVDCGEAAESQEVQLSKPSGVSQNSFLGPDTHCLAVPDATGQRSVAKDQEKCDDDEMERLYKSLEQASLSPIGDRRLSTKKELRKSFIKRSKNPSINEKLHKIRMLNSTLKCKEHDLATINQLLEDPKLTAMKYREWRNTNIMLVQDIYQQQEVQDMSTENSEEQEMTPQPITESAI, from the exons GGTTCTTTATAATGAGCCGACGGAGGATATCGTGTAAAGAGCTGGGGCAAGCCGATTGCCAAGGATGGCTctacaaaaagaaggaaaaaggagcttTCATTGGCAACAAATGGAAAAAGTTCTGGTGCGTGCTGAAGGAGTCATCGCTGTATTGGTACAGCAGTCAGCTG gctGAAAAAGCAGAAGGATTCATCAGACTTCCAGACTTCAGTGTGGACCGAGCAATTGAATGCAAAAAGAAGCA tgcTATTAAGATCAGCCACCCACAGATcaagacattttattttgcagcagaaaatgttCTGGAAATGAACAC GTGGCTAAGTAAACTGGGGATGGCTGTCGACCCTCAGGCACCCAACGGGAAGAATGAGGAAG AATGCTACAGCGAAAGTGAACACGATGATCCAGAAATAACAGACACACCACCTCCCCCCTACACAGTCCAACCACCACCTCCTTCG CAGGATCAGCAGAAGTCTTCTTTCACCTCAACTCTGTCAAGTGAAGCATcttgttctctctcctctcctgaaaGCACTTTCAACTCCCAAGAGTCGTCTTCTTCCTTGACGTCCAAAGTGGTTTATTCCGAAAGGCAGTCCTGGCTTGACCTAGTTAACAGCTCTGCCACAGAAGAGGGTGATCAGCCTTTAACTTTCTGCGTACAGATTCACTCTGATGAGCTGCCAGAAGTAGActgtggagaagcagcagaaagccaGGAGGTCCAGCTTTCCAAACCCAGTGGTGTATCCCAAAACTCTTTTTTAGGTCCGGATACACATTGTCTAGCTGTGCCAGATGCGACAGGACAGAGATCAGTAGCCAAAG atcagGAAAAATGTGATGATGATGAGATGGAGCGACTTTATAAGTCATTAGAACAAGCAAGCCTGTCTCCCATTGGCGATCGTCGGCTGTCAACGAAGAAGGAGCTTAGGAAGTCATTTATCAAACGCAGCAAAAACCCCTCCATTAATGAGAAACTCCACAAAATTCGAATGCTGAACAGCACATTAAAG TGTAAGGAACATGACCTGGCCACAATTAACCAGTTGCTAGAGGACCCAAAGTTGACGGCAATGAAGTACAGAGAGTGGAGGAACACAAACATCATGCTGGTCCAAGATATCTATCAGCAGCAGGAGGTCCAGGACATGTCCACAGAGAATAGTGAGGAGCAAGAGATGACTCCACAGCCTATCACTGAAAGTGCTATCTGA
- the IPCEF1 gene encoding interactor protein for cytohesin exchange factors 1 isoform X2, producing the protein MTTGCSFGLNPCGFFIMSRRRISCKELGQADCQGWLYKKKEKGAFIGNKWKKFWCVLKESSLYWYSSQLAEKAEGFIRLPDFSVDRAIECKKKHAIKISHPQIKTFYFAAENVLEMNTWLSKLGMAVDPQAPNGKNEEECYSESEHDDPEITDTPPPPYTVQPPPPSVSDQQKSSFTSTLSSEASCSLSSPESTFNSQESSSSLTSKVVYSERQSWLDLVNSSATEEGDQPLTFCVQIHSDELPEVDCGEAAESQEVQLSKPSGVSQNSFLGPDTHCLAVPDATGQRSVAKDQEKCDDDEMERLYKSLEQASLSPIGDRRLSTKKELRKSFIKRSKNPSINEKLHKIRMLNSTLKCKEHDLATINQLLEDPKLTAMKYREWRNTNIMLVQDIYQQQEVQDMSTENSEEQEMTPQPITESAI; encoded by the exons GGTTCTTTATAATGAGCCGACGGAGGATATCGTGTAAAGAGCTGGGGCAAGCCGATTGCCAAGGATGGCTctacaaaaagaaggaaaaaggagcttTCATTGGCAACAAATGGAAAAAGTTCTGGTGCGTGCTGAAGGAGTCATCGCTGTATTGGTACAGCAGTCAGCTG gctGAAAAAGCAGAAGGATTCATCAGACTTCCAGACTTCAGTGTGGACCGAGCAATTGAATGCAAAAAGAAGCA tgcTATTAAGATCAGCCACCCACAGATcaagacattttattttgcagcagaaaatgttCTGGAAATGAACAC GTGGCTAAGTAAACTGGGGATGGCTGTCGACCCTCAGGCACCCAACGGGAAGAATGAGGAAG AATGCTACAGCGAAAGTGAACACGATGATCCAGAAATAACAGACACACCACCTCCCCCCTACACAGTCCAACCACCACCTCCTTCGGTAAGT GATCAGCAGAAGTCTTCTTTCACCTCAACTCTGTCAAGTGAAGCATcttgttctctctcctctcctgaaaGCACTTTCAACTCCCAAGAGTCGTCTTCTTCCTTGACGTCCAAAGTGGTTTATTCCGAAAGGCAGTCCTGGCTTGACCTAGTTAACAGCTCTGCCACAGAAGAGGGTGATCAGCCTTTAACTTTCTGCGTACAGATTCACTCTGATGAGCTGCCAGAAGTAGActgtggagaagcagcagaaagccaGGAGGTCCAGCTTTCCAAACCCAGTGGTGTATCCCAAAACTCTTTTTTAGGTCCGGATACACATTGTCTAGCTGTGCCAGATGCGACAGGACAGAGATCAGTAGCCAAAG atcagGAAAAATGTGATGATGATGAGATGGAGCGACTTTATAAGTCATTAGAACAAGCAAGCCTGTCTCCCATTGGCGATCGTCGGCTGTCAACGAAGAAGGAGCTTAGGAAGTCATTTATCAAACGCAGCAAAAACCCCTCCATTAATGAGAAACTCCACAAAATTCGAATGCTGAACAGCACATTAAAG TGTAAGGAACATGACCTGGCCACAATTAACCAGTTGCTAGAGGACCCAAAGTTGACGGCAATGAAGTACAGAGAGTGGAGGAACACAAACATCATGCTGGTCCAAGATATCTATCAGCAGCAGGAGGTCCAGGACATGTCCACAGAGAATAGTGAGGAGCAAGAGATGACTCCACAGCCTATCACTGAAAGTGCTATCTGA